One region of Triticum aestivum cultivar Chinese Spring chromosome 6B, IWGSC CS RefSeq v2.1, whole genome shotgun sequence genomic DNA includes:
- the LOC123135973 gene encoding 3-isopropylmalate dehydratase large subunit, chloroplastic, with product MASISAAAKATSAAFAHKKELAAAVPPQQLARSRRARAGRVRAVATPTRAPRSPASTGSVKSPMTTTEKILARASERASLEPGENVWVDVDVLMTHDVCGPGTIGIFKQEFGEDAKVWDREKVVIIPDHYIFTSDERANRNVDILRDFCEEQKIKYFYDIKDLSDFRANPDYKGVCHIALAQEGHCRPGEVLLGTDSHTCNAGAFGQFATGIGNTDAGFVMGTGKALLKVPPTIRFILDGEMPPYLLAKDLILQIIGEISVSGATYRSMEFVGSTIESLTMEERMTLCNMVIEAGGKNGVVPADETTFKYLEGKTSVEYEPVYSDAQARFYSDYRFDVSKLEPVVAKPHSPDNRALARECKDVKIDRVYIGSCTGGKTEDFIAAAKVFLASGQKVKVPTFLVPATQKVWMDVYSLPVPGSGGKTCSQIFEEAGCDTPASPNCGACLGGPRDTYARMNEPTVCVSTTNRNFPGRMGHKEGQIYLASPFTAAASALTGYVTDPRDFLS from the exons atggcctccatctccgccgccGCCAAGGCCACCTCCGCCGCCTTCGCGCACAAG AAGGAGCTCGCCGCGGCggtgccgccgcagcagctcgcgAGGAGCCGGCGCGCGCGGGCCGGGCGCGTTCGCGCGGTTGCGACGCCGACCCGCGCGCCGCGCTCCCCCGCGTCCACCGGCTCGGTGAAGAGCCCTATGACGACGACGGAGAAGATCCTGGCGCGGGCGTCGGAGCGCGCGAGCCTCGAGCCCGGGGAGAACGTGTGGGTGGACGTGGACGTGCTCATGACGCACGACGTCTGCGGGCCCGGCACCATCGGGATCTTCAAGCAGGAGTTCGGGGAGGACGCCAAGGTGTGGGACCGCGAGAAGGTCGTCATCATCCCCGACCACTACATCTTCACCAGCGACGAGCGGGCCAACCGGAATGTCGACATCCTCAGGGACTTCTGCGAGGAGCAGAAGATTAAGTACTTTTACGACATCAAGGACCTCAGCGACTTCAGA GCAAATCCGGACTACAAAGGTGTTTGCCACATTGCGCTCGCCCAAGAAGGTCACTGCCGACCAGGCGAG GTTCTCCTTGGTACTGATTCTCATACCTGCAATGCTGGAGCCTTTGGTCAGTTTGCAACTGGAATCGGGAACACTGATGCAGGTTTTGTGATGGGAACGGGAAAGGCTCTTCTCAAG GTGCCCCCAACCATCAGGTTCATATTAGATGGAGAAATGCCACCTTATTTACTCGCTAAGGATCTGATTTTACAA ATTATTGGCGAGATATCTGTATCTGGTGCAACATACAGATCGATGGAGTTTGTTGGATCAACAATAGAAAGTCTAACT ATGGAAGAACGAATGACACTGTGCAACATGGTTATCGAAGCTGGTGGAAAGAATGGTGTTGTGCCTGCTGATGAAACTACATTTAAGTACCTTGAG GGAAAGACATCTGTTGAATATGAACCTGTCTATAGTGATGCTCAGGCCAG ATTTTACAGCGACTACCGGTTTGATGTATCTAAACTGGAGCCAGTAGTTGCCAAG CCACATTCCCCTGACAACCGTGCTCTAGCAAGAGAATGCAAAGATGTCAAGATTGACCGAGTCTATATTGGTTCTTGCACTGGTGGCAAGACTGAGGACTTCATTGCTGCTGCAAAGGTGTTCTTAGCTTCG GGCCAGAAGGTTAAGGTTCCCACTTTTCTCGTCCCTGCGACGCAAAAG GTGTGGATGGATGTGTATAGCCTGCCCGTACCAGGATCTGGTGGCAAAACATGCTCCCAGATATTTGAAGAGGCTGGTTGTGATACACCAGCTAGTCCCAATTGTGGTGCTTGTTTGGGTGGTCCTCGTGATACATATGCACGGATGAATGAACCTACG GTCTGTGTATCAACGACGAACAGGAACTTTCCGGGCAGGATGGGCCACAAGGAAGGGCAGATCTACCTGGCTTCTCCCTTCACCGCAGCGGCCTCAGCGTTGACGGGATATGTCACGGACCCTAGGGACTTCCTGTCTTAG
- the LOC123135974 gene encoding formin-like protein 5, whose product MASRVSLSGSFSSDSPSPVPPGPPPRPQLRSIIVPLILGTAHGPIVQGMAGPSRSPAEAPAPWQTKQSWHRRADRPRSPPRRQGQRLRTRNLPAARPRPDSRLPAVLFGCCYNCGSDDGHISAECQSPTRCIRCGGNNHISRGCTRPRSSSPGSPPKRPPPALRRDLTLPPPPPGPPPPGALRLAPAPVVRAPSPPLGSLPPLPPGPPPAGAVRLGRSWSQVVAADSVESVAAPRFFVPVVPASPVAVAWEEPTDCCFLEAAEDLRAMEEELARAVIVTVIGSRPEVDLAEAARAIHEEFQLGPGDMSIRRFYPEDFLVLCKDVPTRNRLVNGGRVSTAQFALSLRPWLRQAHATGISMPVLVPLALRGIPANAWTRRTVEAVLWGLGIVAKVADSTARRDDMSAFRVWLRTDDPARIPPRHILVVEEQGRRAVRQEDGVADALWYPVEIVQEGPLLAPRSAAPGPPLPPSEEDAPDGGRGGSPRRGRSRSRRGGRPHQSRASPDSSAASTPAPPATQRAVHVVGDPGQ is encoded by the coding sequence ATGGCCTCCCGGGTTTCCCTCTCGGGCTCGTTCTCATCGGACTCCCCCTCGCCCGTCCCACCCGGTCCTCCGCCGCGGCCGCAGCTGCGGTCCATCATTGTCCCGCTGATCCTCGGCACGGCTCACGGCCCCATCGTCCAGGGCATGGCTGGGCCGTCCCGCTCCCCGGCGGAGGCGCCCGCGCCATGGCAGACGAAGCAGAGCTGGCACCGCAGGGCCGACCGCCCGCGCTCCCCTCCGCGTCGCCAGGGCCAGCGCCTGCGGACGCGCAACCTGCCCGCGGCCCGGCCAAGGCCGGATTCGCGGCTCCCCGCCGTGCTGTTTGGCTGCTGCTACAATTGCGGCAGCGACGACGGCCACATCTCGGCAGAGTGTCAGAGCCCCACGCGTTGCATCAGGTGCGGCGGCAACAACCACATCTCGAGGGGATGCACCAGGCCTCGAAGTTCTTCGCCGGGGTCGCCGCCCAagcgcccgccgccggcgctccgcCGCGACTTGACCCTGCCTCCGCCACCCCCAGGCCCGCCGCCGCCTGGTGCCCTGCGGCTCGCCCCCGCCCCCGTGGTGCGTGCGCCGAGTCCGCCGCTCGGCtccttgccgcctctgccgccagGCCCCCCGCCCGCTGGGGCGGTGCGTCTTGGGCGGTCGTGGAGCCAGGTGGTGGCTGCGGACTCGGTGGAAAGTGTGGCGGCGCCCCGGTTCTTCGTGCCGGTCGTTCCGGCGTCGCCTGTGGCTGTGGCCTGGGAGGAGCCTACTGACTGCTGCTTCTTGGAGGCAGCGGAGGATCTTCGGGCCATGGAGGAGGAGCTGGCTCGTGCGGTGATCGTCACTGTCATCGGCTCGCGGCCGGAGGTGGATCTTGCAGAGGCGGCGAGAGCGATTCATGAGGAGTTCCAGCTCGGCCCCGGGGACATGTCGATTCGGCGATTCTACCCTGAGGATTTCTTGGTGCTGTGCAAGGACGTGCCGACCCGGAACAGGCTGGTGAATGGCGGAAGAGTCTCGACGGCGCAGTTCGCGCTCTCGCTGCGGCCCTGGCTCCGGCAGGCGCATGCCACGGGCATCTCGATGCCGGTCCTTGTGCCCCTGGCGCTCCGTGGCATTCCGGCAAACGCCTGGACGCGTCGCACGGTGGAGGCAGTGCTTTGGGGGCTTGGCATCGTGGCCAAGGTTGCGGACTCCACAGCGAGGCGGGATGACATGTCGGCCTTTCGGGTATGGCTTCGCACGGATGATCCCGCGCGGATCCCTCCGCGCCACATCCTGGTGGTCGAGGAACAGGGTCGTCGGGCTGTCCGTCAGGAGGATGGGGTTGCGGATGCCCTGTGGTATCCGGTGGAGATAGTGCAGGAAGGGCCGCTGCTCGCGCCCAGGTCTGCGGCGCCGGGGCCGCCATTGCCGCCCTCGGAGGAGGATGCTCCGGACGGTGGAAGGGGTGGCTCCCCAAGGCGCGGCCGCTCCAGGTCCAGGCGTGGTGGCCGGCCGCACCAGTCGCGGGCCTCGCCGGATTCGTCCGCAGCCTCGACACCGGCGCCGCCGGCGACGCAGCGCGCCGTGCATGTGGTGGGGGACCCCGGTCAATAG